The DNA region TGAGTCTGGGTTCCGCGCGCTTCGGTCGGATGAGCCGGTTTTTTGACCGAGGAGTCCGAGAGCCACCGCACCCATGAACCGCACCTCCGTGCAACAGGCTTTCCCATGTTCGCAGCACCAGCGCGAACCGCAAGGCAACAATCATTCGCAGCGGTTTGTCGAAAGTCCAGAGCGAAATCTCGTCACCTACCCCGCAGATGTATTAAACACCACCCGAGATGCGCGGTACAACGAGCCGCGCAGCGGGAGGGGTTAGCAGGCGTGACCCTACACGCGAGGCCGTGCGAAAAACAACTTTGGTATCTGAGAAGCTTACGCCACTTATTTATCGCACGTCCCTTGCCGCTGGCGAAGCACAGTCAGACGGATCAAGGCTTTCTTGATGGTGACGAAAGTCAATCGGAGATTCCTTGTGAGTAGCAGGCTTTTGGCCTCCCGACTTTCTGTTACAGTTGCTACTCGGTCCAGAGAGGATCCTGGCTGATCTAGCGGCCGTATCCATATTCGCCGTCGTTCCACGAGGTTTGATCAATGAAGACCACGGGTCTTGCTGTGTTGCTTGTTGCTTCCAATCTTGCGTTGACTTACTGCACGACTGGGGCTGAGCGGCCCAATCTGCTTTGGATTACTGCGGAAGACATGAGCCCCGTGCTTGGGTGCAATGGTGACCTGTACGCGGACACCCCTCATTTGGACCAACTCGCAAGTGAAAGCACGCATTTCACGAACGCGTTTTCCAGTTCACCCGTCTGTTCGCCATCACGCTCGACCTTGATCACAGGTGTCTACTCCACTTCGCTCGGCACTCAAGATTTGCGTAGTGATTTTCCGTTACCAGCGTTCGTTCATGCGTGGCCGGCTCTGCTTCGTAAGGCAGGGTATTTCACCACCAACAATAGCAAGACCGACTACAACACGATCGATGAAGAACGGCTGATCGCAGAAGGTTGGGACGAGAACGGCGCCGAGGCACATTGGAGAAATCGAAAGGGGAAGGTGCCATTCTTTTCCGTTTTCAATGATATGTCGACACATCAATCGCGAACGGGTGTTTGGCCTCGCGAGAGGTTTGAAAAAACGATTCAAAGCCAGCTTTCTTCCCCCCGAATTCACGATCCGGACAAGGCCCCTGTTCCCGCATACTACCCTGACACTCCAGCAGTCCGTCGCGGTATCGCTCGGTTCTATGACTGTGTCAGCGTGATGGATTTGAATGTCGGCAAGCTAGTTGCACAGTTGAAGGAAGATGGACTGTACGACAACACGATCATCTTCTTCTATTCCGACCACGGGTCCGGAATGCCGCGAGGCAAGCGGTGCTTGTACGACTCGGGCATGCACGTTCCGCTGCTGATTCGGTTTCCGAAGAAGTATCAGCACCTCGCGCCGACAAAACCGGGCGAACAAACCGATCGGCTTGTAAGTTTTGTCGACTTCCCCGCGACCGTGCTGAGCCTGCTTGAAATCGATGTTCCCGAATACAGTCAGGGCGAAGCATTCTTAGGCTCTCGGCAAATGAAGCCTCGTCGGTACGTTTTCGGAGCTCGGGATCGTGTGGATGAATGCTACGACCGATCACGCTCGGTTCGTGATAAACAATATCTGTACATTCGCAATTATCGTCCTGATCTGTCTTGGAGTCAGCCGAGTACTTACAGCGATTTCAGTGAAGTCCAGCAGACGATTGCAAAACTGGCTTTGGAAGGCAAGCTCAACGAGGTTCAACTTGGCTATGCCGGCCCCACTCGATTGCCAGAGGAATTGTACGATGTCAAGAAGGATCCACAAAACTTGAAGAATCTTGTTGGTGACGCGAATTTCAAACCGGTTGTTGAGCGAATGCGCATCGAGTTGAGAAGTTGGATTCGGCAGACTCGCGACGTAGGTTTCATTCCTCCCGAGGAAGCAAGAATTGCTTTGCAACAGCATCCCTCCTTGTTCGAATGGACCCGAGCGGCGGAAACGTTTCCAAGCAACGATTTGCTCGCTGCAGCCGAGGTGATCGGTCGTGGCTCGGATCGGTTGGAGAAGCAGATCAAATCCTTACGCCATGAGGATCCTTCCGTGCGGCTGATGGCAATTTTCGGACTGCAGGCTCAAACCGAGTTGCCGACAACGTGCATCGAATCGGTTCGCCAAGCCACACTCGACGACAAGGCGATGATCCGAGTGGAATCGGCATCCTTGCTCAAGGATCCAAATTTGCTCGCAAAAGAACTTCAAAGTGAAGATGAGTATCTCGTGCTTCGCGCCAGCCGAGCACTGGAGTTGCTAGGCCCGATGGCTAACAACCAGTTCGCAACGATGCAATCGACTTTGGAAAAATGGAAGGCGCGACCGTCCGGTCCAATCGCACTGTTCATTCGTTTTTCGCTCGAAACAGCACTCAAAAAACAGGGAGAGGAACCCGACGATCCCTTCACTCCTTAAGCTCCAACACCGATTGCGCAGGGATTCTAGTGGACCGTCAGCATTAAATTATTGGGTAGTGGATTTCGCCAAGAATCCGTAACTCAAATGTTCTTAGGGACTTCTGGCGAAGTCCACTACGTCCCAACTCGCCGTTTTAACCTTGACGGTCCAATAGGCTCGTTTTCAGGAGCATTTGAACCCTGGCTGACTTGTTCTACGTCACACGTCCGTGTTGAAAACGCTACGTCGCTTTGATCCGGCTCTTGGTCCGCAGTCGATTTTGTCGAGCGTGATTAGGGAAGTGGTATGCCCAGCATTTCGTGCAAACTGCGGTTCACTTCCCTCATGATTGGATCCTCCGCAGCACCACGCACTCTTTGAGGACTCACAAGAACCGGATCCCCGACCTTAACGGTCGCTGCCATTGGCCGATGAATTCGACTCTCGTCGGTAAGGTCCTCTTCAAACTTCTCCACCGTCTCGAGGAGTCGCTCGTTTGTCGGATTGCCACGAACGTAGTCCGGCGGGTAGTGACTGAATTGCTGTGCCATGTAGACATCTTCAAGCTGGGCCCACCGTCGTTTGCGTTCTTCCTCGGTCACCTCGCCCGCAATCATATCGCGCAGAATCGCAATTCGAAGATTTTTCACCCGAGCAACGGTTGTGGTATCGCTTCGCCCATCGGTCCATTCGTGCTCCAGCGGATCGAGAATTTGATCGATCAATCGTTTCACACGTTCGAAGATCGCCCCCAATTGTGGCTGACCAAAGTGCTCAATTTCCTTCAGCCACAGCAGGGCTTCGCCAATTCGATAGACCCGTTCGATGCGATCGATCTCTCGCCTTGGACGCCAGGACAAGCGATTCTCGATCGCATCCAAAGTTCCGTGCAGTGCGACGTCGATGTCGCCGTGAAAGCGATAGCGAATTGCCACGGGATGGATCACAACTTGACCCGCAGGGCTGCTGGCCGACCGCTTCTTGGCGGCTGCCCTGGCGACAAAGGAAACGCCTTCCATCAATGCCAGAAGCCGATCATTGGTTCGAGTGATGACACCTTCGGGGAAGATCACCAGTGGCCGCTTTGCCTGTTGCAGAATATCGACCCCCGCCTGGAGCGCTTGGCGATCCATCCCTTCGCGGTAAACGCTAAACGCACCGATTCTTCGCAGCAAAAAGCGGCGAACACGTCCCTGCATGAAAAGGTGCCAACTGGCCATGGTAAATGGAGCTACACCGGCGCGTCGACACAGCTCGGTGACAATCCCGGGGTCGCAGGGACGGCAATGATTCGGGGCGAGCAAAATTGAATGTCCAGCCGATAGGGACTGTTTCAACCG from Novipirellula artificiosorum includes:
- a CDS encoding sulfatase family protein, which gives rise to MKTTGLAVLLVASNLALTYCTTGAERPNLLWITAEDMSPVLGCNGDLYADTPHLDQLASESTHFTNAFSSSPVCSPSRSTLITGVYSTSLGTQDLRSDFPLPAFVHAWPALLRKAGYFTTNNSKTDYNTIDEERLIAEGWDENGAEAHWRNRKGKVPFFSVFNDMSTHQSRTGVWPRERFEKTIQSQLSSPRIHDPDKAPVPAYYPDTPAVRRGIARFYDCVSVMDLNVGKLVAQLKEDGLYDNTIIFFYSDHGSGMPRGKRCLYDSGMHVPLLIRFPKKYQHLAPTKPGEQTDRLVSFVDFPATVLSLLEIDVPEYSQGEAFLGSRQMKPRRYVFGARDRVDECYDRSRSVRDKQYLYIRNYRPDLSWSQPSTYSDFSEVQQTIAKLALEGKLNEVQLGYAGPTRLPEELYDVKKDPQNLKNLVGDANFKPVVERMRIELRSWIRQTRDVGFIPPEEARIALQQHPSLFEWTRAAETFPSNDLLAAAEVIGRGSDRLEKQIKSLRHEDPSVRLMAIFGLQAQTELPTTCIESVRQATLDDKAMIRVESASLLKDPNLLAKELQSEDEYLVLRASRALELLGPMANNQFATMQSTLEKWKARPSGPIALFIRFSLETALKKQGEEPDDPFTP
- a CDS encoding 1-acyl-sn-glycerol-3-phosphate acyltransferase, which encodes MHPVVFDQPYEFVPPYQGRCWPWILQRLIRRRLRRDYGIEEIHCEGLDRLKQSLSAGHSILLAPNHCRPCDPGIVTELCRRAGVAPFTMASWHLFMQGRVRRFLLRRIGAFSVYREGMDRQALQAGVDILQQAKRPLVIFPEGVITRTNDRLLALMEGVSFVARAAAKKRSASSPAGQVVIHPVAIRYRFHGDIDVALHGTLDAIENRLSWRPRREIDRIERVYRIGEALLWLKEIEHFGQPQLGAIFERVKRLIDQILDPLEHEWTDGRSDTTTVARVKNLRIAILRDMIAGEVTEEERKRRWAQLEDVYMAQQFSHYPPDYVRGNPTNERLLETVEKFEEDLTDESRIHRPMAATVKVGDPVLVSPQRVRGAAEDPIMREVNRSLHEMLGIPLP